From one Solanum stenotomum isolate F172 chromosome 12, ASM1918654v1, whole genome shotgun sequence genomic stretch:
- the LOC125849285 gene encoding F-box protein At5g67140 produces the protein MKRKGIEELDDQNRPIDRLPFDLLAHIFAMLTCFKDLAQTSAVCRKWRQWVKESLGRREKLSFSGWKVDDDSTTRLVLHAYSLKELDISRSRWGCQITDRGLYQLSTAKCVSNLSSLSLWGTTGITDTGVVQLISRANSLQHLNIGGTFITDTSLFAIAGSCPHLKSIVLWGCRHVTENGLLALVNKCRKLESINAWGMRVTVDCFVGLLTISPALQIEPKGMLPNIAVF, from the exons ATGAAAAGAAAGGGGATTGAAGAATTAGATGATCAAAACAGGCCGATTGATAGACTCCCCTTTGACCTCTTGGCTCACATTTTTGCTATGCTTACTTGTTTCAAGGATTTGGCTCA GACCAGTGCTGTGTGCAGGAAATGGAGACAGTGGGTGAAGGAATCGTTAGGTAGAAgagaaaaattgagtttttctGGCTGGAAAGTGGATGATGATTCAACTACTCGCCTTGTGCTTCATGCTTACAGTCTCAAGGAACTTgacat TTCGAGGAGCCGTTGGGGTTGTCAAATAACAGATCGTGGGCTGTACCAATTGTCAACTGCTAAATGTGTTAGCAATCTATCATCACTATCTTTATGGGGCACTACTGGGATCACTGATACAGGTGTTGTTCAACTG ATCTCCAGAGCTAATTCTCTACAGCATCTGAATATTGGTGGTACATTTATAACAGACACATCCTTGTTTGCTATTGCTGGTAGCTGCCCACACTTGAAG TCTATTGTGCTGTGGGGCTGCCGTCATGTAACTGAGAATGGGCTTCTAGCTTTGGTAAATAAGTGTCGCAAACTAGAGTCTATCAATGCATGGGGCATGAGGGTTACCGTGGACTGCTTTGTTGGCCTACTCACTATTAGCCCAGCTCTACAAATAGAACCTAAAGGAATGCTGCCTAATATTGCTGTCTTTTGA
- the LOC125848804 gene encoding PI-PLC X domain-containing protein At5g67130, protein MLSCFSEKHSMWRRHSTGGGGANGYFILVLFHLAVHCLLITCSTACSNGNCQLLDSCASATDCGPSLYCGNCPELGKDQPFCIRGQAIEPTSIISGLPFNKYSWLVTHNAFSMVNAPLLTGPQRITFYNQEDTVTNQLRNGVRGLMLDMYDFENDIWLCHSFRGQCYNFTAFQPAINTLKEVEAFLSSNPTEIVTIIIEDYVHSPKGLTRVFADAGLGKYWFPVSKMPRKGDDWPTVNDMVKKNYRLLVFTSDSSKEAAEEIAYQWRYMVENEPGDPGVVPGSCSSRKESKALNSRSASLFLMNYFPTVAVQDGACKEHSTQFVDTVGACYKSAGNMMPNYVAVNFYMRSDGGGVFDVLDQMNGRTLCGCPTVTACQAGVHFGVCKNTTAATAAPTATNTAGMFSGSVQLTGHASAIHFSSTVYLFSLSSVMVLFLL, encoded by the exons ATGCTGTCGTGTTTCTCGGAGAAGCACAGTATGTGGAGAAGACACAGCACAGGAGGAGGAGGCGCAAATGGTTACTTCATTTTGGTACTGTTTCACTTAGCTGTTCACTGCTTACTCATCACTTGTTCAACTGCTTGTTCTAATGGGAATTGCCAG CTTCTTGATTCATGTGCTTCGGCTACGGACTGTGGGCCTTCTTTATACTGTGGTAATTGCCCTGAATTGGGAAAGGATCAGCCCTTTTGCATCAGAGGACAAGCTATAGAACCCACTTCCATT ATCAGTGGATTGCCCTTCAACAAATACTCGTGGCTGGTGACCCATAATGCCTTTTCAATGGTAAATGCACCATTATTGACAGGCCCTCAGAGAATTACATTCTATAATCAAGAAGACACTGTCACAAACCAATTGAGA AATGGAGTGAGGGGATTGATGCTGGATATGTACGATTTCGAGAACGATATATGGCTCTGTCACTCATTTCGTGGCCAATGTTACAACTTCACTGCCTTT CAACCGGCAATTAACACTTTGAAAGAGGTGGAGGCATTTTTGAGCTCAAATCCTACAGAAATAGTCACCATCATAATTGAGGATTATGTGCATTCCCCAAAGGGTTTAACAAGGGTATTTGCTGATGCTGGGTTGGGCAAGTATTGGTTTCCTGTTTCTAAGATGCCGAGAAAGGGTGATGATTGGCCCACTGTGAATGatatggttaaaaaaaattatcgttTGTTGGTTTTTACTTCTGACTCTTCCAAGGAAGCTGCTGAAGAAATTGCTTATCAGTGGAGATACATGGTTGAAAATGAGC CTGGAGACCCCGGAGTGGTGCCTGGCTCATGCTCCAGTCGTAAGGAATCAAAGGCACTTAATTCCAGAAGTGCCTCTCTGTTTCTAATGAATTACTTTCCCACAGTTGCCGTACAAGATGGAGCCTGCAAAGAGCATTCAACTCAATTTGTTGATACGGTTGGTGCCTGTTACAAATCAGCAGGCAACATGATGCCCAATTATGTGGCAGTAAACTTTTACATG AGAAGTGATGGGGGAGGagtttttgatgttttagatCAAATGAACGGTCGGACACTATGTGGTTGCCCGACTGTCACGGCATGCCAG GCGGGGGTACATTTTGGAGTTTGTAAGAATACTACTGCAGCGACTGCAGCTCCAACAGCAACCAATACTGCTGGAATGTTTTCAGGGTCCGTGCAATTAACAGGCCATGCTTCAGCAATCCATTTTTCCAGTACCGTATACCTATTTTCATTGTCTTCTGTAATGGTGTTGTTTCTGTTatga